CGAGAGGGGGGAAGGTTTATTAGTTCCTCCTCAAAATAAATGCCATTGTGATGTGGTCACTGAAGTGGAGATCGTGCTTTACTgatggaggaagcaggaaggTTCACTGCATTTTCACATTCCTTCTCCCACTGTGCTGATTACTGGTTTGAAGATAAGATAACATTTCCcttttattagtcccacaacgGGGAAACTTAATAAAGCTCACTAACAAAATTAGACATAAGTAAGAAGTAGTAAACCATGACATATAAACACAAGGTGATATAAACATACTGTATGAACAGAATAGATGGACATTAATTGTATTATTCCGCTTCAACGTCCTGATACAATACAACAtggattaaaatataaataatatatccAGGGTAAATGGAGAATGTACAGTGTGAGCAGTATATATTGCTTAGTAGCCATTGAATTGCTCCGATAGAAATGAGTACAACATCATGTTTTCAGTGAGGGTGGATGCTGAGCCCCCTGAATGTCCCGCTGGGTTTGATTCCTTCTTTTGCCAAGTTTTTCATTGATCTTGCACGTGAGCTGCATCctgtgaagaaagtgaaaactggGAACACAACCCAGGTCCCCAGCTCTCACCATGTGATCCAGCTACTTGGATTTAATTTGTCCGGGGGAACAAATGCATTATTCAAAGCAGCTGCTAATGACGTCCTGCTTGTTGGTAACGTCACATGTATTCTAAAACGTGATGCACGGGTAGCTGCGACTGTGTTAAGAATTTCCAGGTTCTTACACATCAGTGCACCCTGCTTTCTAATCTGCTCACCTTGTAAGTTATTTATCTCCCCAGCGCCGAAACTCTCAAATTATGCAAACAAGGAAGTCATGGAGTTCTCAGGTTTCACTTTACACAGGAGCCCTGTCTCTCTCGGTCAAACCAAAACTGTGACGGTGCTGCCTTATCCCACCTGAGACCAGCctttaaaaatgtctgcaggGCCCTGTCCTTAAAGCACCTGTCCAATAAACATGTCACTTGTAAGTTTGAATCATCAACTCAAGTAAATTTAAGGCCCTtgctttagtttttatttagctGTGAGCTGGGTTATGTACACAATGAATGACTCGACACACAGTTGATAATTAACTGGCTCCTGTTCTCTGTCGTCGTTGAAGTCTCTCTCTGACTCGTCAAACAACAAGGTAGTTGAATCATCTCACTCCCGACACTTAACGCATTGGCAGCggtgtaatgtaatgtaaagtgttGCAACAGATGCATAAATGGGGCGAGAGACCGGCAGCATTAATGATTTAGCCAGCCGTGTCTGGTGTCAGCTCTGTCGTGCCCGATAAGACCAAGTATCAGTGACACTTGCTCGTGGTTTCACCGGAAGTTTTCTGGCCGAGCAGACGAGAGCAAGCCACATTTTTGTCGTCCACACCCTGAAGGCTCATAAGCACACTGGCATTGTTTTACAAGGGACGTGTTCCCTGATAAAGTGCTTTTAATGGGAACTTTAGAAGAATATAAATAACGTGAGCTGCTTCTGAGGGGATGATGAGCTGGGTTCATACCCTTTTCATTTATTGGTAACACATGTAGATATTTATAGTCTGGTAGTGATAAAAAGTCTTGTTTGTAAGGCAGCAGCTAAATGTTATCGTCACAATGAgcaataattacattttcttggCAAATCGACCAAATCATTTAGTCTTTAACACGTCAAATAATTTCATACCGAGTGTCATTTTCTCGAAGGGCAAATTGACTTCATATTATCCTTTTAGATATTTGATTTACtatcaaagaaaatgaagaaatccTGTAGATATTTAAATTTCCTGAGAGGGagcaagttttttttctctcgacTGATATGGACTCTTTGGTGCTGCTACCAATATTAAGTATCGTACAACATTTTGGCTACCAATTAAAtccataaataaatagaaacacaaatacaaaacatgttATACATAAAATGCGAAcataaatgtttctcttttcagCGTTGTTTATTGTATAAAAGGCTTTGgtcaaacataaacactgataccTATGTGACCTTAAAGACTCATATTGGCCAAGTGATGTATTGGTCAGgctcagtttattttctttaaaatgacagCATCAATTTCACACATTATTCCTGAAAAGAGAAACCAAGAATATCTGCTAATCTCAATATCTAGGGCTGCTTCTTGTGTTTTAGCCTCATGAATATTACaacaaagaggtttttttttaaaatccagctcTGGCCTCATACGAGGAAGACTAGAAATACAGGCTTCCCTTCCAACTCTAGCCACAACATGACCGTTCTGTCTGCTTTGGATTGGTGCTGCTGAAGTCCTCAGAGATCACCGACCTAATAATCATTATAATCATATTCATCGAGATTGAAAGATGTAGCTCTACTTACAGAAAATGAGAATTAATGCACAGCATCCTGTGGTCTTAAGATACAATTTACTCAAATAAGGATACGTTATtctaatcagtgttttttttgtttaggtGTAAGAGGCTTCACAGTCACTACCAGTACTCCAAATGTGCGGGCGAAAGAGAATGACGGTGAGTCCTGGGAGtataaatgaatttaaatgtatttagtgATGAGGGTTTGTCGTCATCTTGACGTTTGCACGGACGTCGCTCTGTGAGATGTTTGTGaatgcaaagagaaacacaactgaGCCTCTTTCAAGCTGTCGTTTTTTTCATTCCACAgttatattcaaataaaaaagttgtgtgattgtattttattctttgatGTCTTGGagtaaaatcatgttttatctGTACTATTGTAGttgttgctattattattattattattattattattattattattattaggggTGTAACAATTATCCATCTTGAGCTGATAAAACTTTTGCCCCTGGTATGAGCTTGATGATTTTTTGCGGTCGCGATACAAGATTGTGGTTTTCCACTTGTAGTAATAATGATAGTAGTTATAATAATCATAGTGATATGGTGGATGGGTATTGTGCATTCTCTTACTGTGAGCTCTGTTATTTCAGGAGCTGACCTAAAATGCACTTATTCGGGAGACTTTGGTTCAGATGCCAGAGTTGAGTGGAAATTTAAGGACTTAAAAGGCTCTCAGGCATATGTGGTCTTTGATGGGAAACCAACAAGTAAGTAGATGgaagtttctttcttttgtgtctctgtcaatGTAAACATTGTCTCACTTATGTGTTTACCTCCTCTGAGGAAGTTCTGTTTTTGATCTTATAGTCTCTGTCCCTATTTTAGTTAgcgtaacatctcaaaaacTGCTATAAAAGATTTAAAGGAAAATTGGTCAAAAGTTTGGTCAGCTCACTCTATCCATGCCTACATTTGACCCATTTCTCAAAACATTCATATCTCAACCTGTCttaaattcatttattaaaaaggtgtccttttttatttccatataaTTGTTGGCAAAATCCTTGTGTGTTGCGACCACACATTGTAGTTCATACCATTCTGTAATCTATAAATCAACTGGGACGATGCACACAATTTAAGTTGACATCTGCATACAGCCTGTGTTGATGATGCAGATTGAAAGTTTCTAATGTtgataaataacacatttagaGAATCAGGAAGCTTTGCCTgaatcttttgttttgttctctaATGCAACGACTTTTCCGCAGCGCCATATTCTGGTCGAGTGACAATGTACGGCACCAATCTTAGATTCTCCAAATTGACCCGTGACGACAACGGAGTGTACGACTGTGAGGTGTCTGGTGGTGGGCAGTTTGGGGAAGCCAGGGTGAAGTTGACAGTTGAGGGTAAGGATTCCCAAAACAAGCCTCACACCACAAAATCAATGATATTTGGACATAAACTTAGTCCTGAGTTTAAGTGTTGCAATGTGCATGAGTAGACCTGctgaaaactgaacattatgTCCCGCAGTGCCTCCATCTCCGCCACTGTGCAGGATCCCCTCGTCAGTGACGACGGGCAAAACGGCCATGCTGACCTGTCACGACAGCGTTGGCTCACCTCCTTCCAAATATAGGTGGTACAGAGATAGCACGCTCCTGCCCCCCGAACCTCAAAAGATCGCTGCCTTCAAAAACTACACCTACTTGCTCAACACAGACAATGGCGACCTGGTCAGCTACCTATTTACTATGactgtgttttgtctttacTGCGAGCGTTGTggctttttaaactaaaaaacTTGTCATGCCTGTCTGCTCAGGAGTTTGGCAAGGCAGCCAAGAAGGACTCAGGAACCTACTTCTGTGAGGCGTTCAATGATGCTGGTCCTCCTCAGCGCTGCAAAGCAGTGAAAATGGAAATCTGTAAGTGCTCTTCACTTTCATTTCAACAGCTTCAATGATACAAATGTATTGTATTCATTCAACAACTTCCAGCCAGTGTCTGTGGTCTATATGCCCTTAAAGGA
The Hippoglossus stenolepis isolate QCI-W04-F060 chromosome 15, HSTE1.2, whole genome shotgun sequence DNA segment above includes these coding regions:
- the f11r.1 gene encoding F11 receptor, tandem duplicate 1 produces the protein MLVSGLLPLALFLCAATGVRGFTVTTSTPNVRAKENDGADLKCTYSGDFGSDARVEWKFKDLKGSQAYVVFDGKPTTPYSGRVTMYGTNLRFSKLTRDDNGVYDCEVSGGGQFGEARVKLTVEVPPSPPLCRIPSSVTTGKTAMLTCHDSVGSPPSKYRWYRDSTLLPPEPQKIAAFKNYTYLLNTDNGDLEFGKAAKKDSGTYFCEAFNDAGPPQRCKAVKMEICDLNTGGIVAGVIIFLLLLALLGFGIWYAYKKGYLPKKSESKPKPNVVYQPPSLYGGEDDDRDFKQKSSFVV